The stretch of DNA taataatacaaataatataaatatataatataatataaatatataaatatatgtatatgtaaaatataataaaaatttacatAATATCCAATATCAGAATCATCCGTCATTTAAATACTTTTCACCTGTAATCGGCTCAATCAAAGTCGAATCATACACAAAACGATTTATTGTACAAATCAATAAAGTTGATATCTGGCACTTTATCTaagtaactgttctattatccgaacatttacgTCACTCTGCTTagctcggataatcgaggttctactgtattcAGAAGTCACTTAATTATTGTCACTTCGTCGATGTTGCAGGATTCGATCGCCGAGCTCTGCTACATACCCGATACTTATCAATGTATGGATGTTATAAGAATATATTCTATGAAAAAAGCCAAACCCAGCACATATAAAAAGTTCATGAAGCTCCAGAGTCATAGCGATCaagaaataataaagaatttgtCCTCATTTTAGTTTACTTTTATTGTGTCGATTATTTATCATTGAATAAtagattactattatattattattattattattatattattattattattattatattattattatataataatatataatatatatatatatatatattattatacatttatttatatattatataattaatattatattatattactactattatattattactattatatttaattagtattattattattattattccaatCTATTGATAAATGGGTCACTTGAAGAACCGCTACAAACTTTCGGAACAATCCAATAACAGTGTGCCAGAATTTGAGTTCTTTAATATAATAGTCACCTTTCCATAACATCGAGTAGCAATGAAATGGCATTCCGGTCCATGGTCTATGCAGGTGGCACAAAGAGGCCATGAGCATCTCGCGCAAGGTACAGCAGTTTCTTCCTTCAGCGCCAAGTTGCACCCCAGACATATGGGAACGGGAGTCCAACCGGAGCCAGAGAACAATGGTGGCTCTCTGATAATGGTTTCTCCAACAGCGAGGTCCCTTGTGGCGATATAGTGACGGCCCACGACCTCGTCCTCTACTACCTTTGAAATCAAATTTTCTGATCGATTACCAAGCATCGACAACACTTTCGATTTATGGGGGCAGAACGACTTGACGCGTCGAAAATCTTATCGATACGTTGGAGGACAATAAAACAATGACTACatatttcatttgatcataaGTTTTTGTGGTTTATTTCACTGCATTTTTAAGTAAAAAGAAAATCAATAGtagaaaatgaaaagaaaattaaagagCTCTCATTGTATTTTCCGACAGCATTCTTGTACATGAATTTTTGTTGCAGTGCTTGTCGGTGTGGACGATTCAGGCCAAACCGAACTAGCTGTAATCAAAAAAGGAACAAGATTTTGAAAATGCATGGAATTATTTAGGGATTGACGATTACAAGGTttcaatttttttgaaaattatAAGAACGACAACTATTTGTTGCTGAATTATCGaatttttatcaaaaactttcgacgatttttatttctacttttcgaaattgttaacaattgaaacaaatgagttcgtCGATCTTTAATAAATGTTATACTAAAGATACATACCAAGTGACAGAGTACGATACGTTATTTTTCATATGTATCTTTTACTTACCATTAGACAACCATTCCTGCTTCGTGCATATGATCATTTGCTTTAATTTAAGGCAGTTTTACACTTTATAATACTGCTTGTAAAGAGCGGCACAAGTCCAATTATTTTGTATCCATCGCTCGCACTCAtagttggtaacgaaagtattccaCTAGTATAACTTTGACTTCTACGTCATgtgtttaaaataaatatacaatgaAGGGAAAAGATCCTTTACGGTATATTACAGTAGAGCTTACAAATAACAAAATACGAAAAACTTTCGACTTAGTATAAAACGTTGCCTAcataatttaaacaaaatataaaaaaaaaacatagaatTTTCACGgcgcacaagtatttgaatgccctataaaattaagttgaaaagttacaaaaataatttttctaaaattcTTGTTACGAATTTTATACCTCAATTATTTAACGATACGTTTCCAAGAAGTTTGACATTTCAaaaattattacttatttaCAATCGATGTCGTTACATATCTCTTTTTTTcacgattttatgatttgtttataatatgtaTGTTCTGTTGTTACTACTTGTACGATCGAATTCACATTCTGGGGATGAGCAGACACGTGTAAGTATGATTTGTTATCTTAATTCGTTAATACATCcgaagaaatttgtaaaattggagCAGCAGATACGATGTACAGCAGATACAGTCTGCTACCAAAAAATAGCACACGTTAAAATTAATCCTCAGACGACAGACCATTTTCACAACTGTAGTATCaacgatgtttataacaattctgagAGCTCCGTTCAGCAACTTTTCACAacatattttcgaaaatatttcttaCAGATTTATTGGCTTTCCTGTTGTTCATAAtgcaacagcaatttatttaatttaattgtcgAAGATTGAGCTAGTCACCATTATGCGAGGGTTaatgtaaattttatttatttaagattacAACCATGGTTCTCTTTCTAGGCAAACTTGCAAAATACCGTTATAAacatacataaataaaataaaaattgaatttcgtcggtctaaacaattttatttgaaaaaaaaaagaaaatctttGTGGACATATAGTTCGACAAAATAATTGCAcgtttaactaaaaattatgtatgacAATAAATCGGCGAATGTTATGTGAAGGGATCAATGACCGGAGCAAGCTGATCATATGGTCGAAGCAGGTCATCTTCGAAAAACCTGAAACGTAAACACACCGAATAGGAGCAATGAACTGGGAAGGCCAAAGCCTTCCGAATTGTTGTCAAGACGGAAGGTGCGTATAAAAATGACGAACGTTGAACTGCGACAAAGAGTTTTTAACGTCTTTTACGAAATAGCGATACGATGCAACGATAAAGCGATACACCAATAGAGCGATATACCACCCATAAAAACGATCTAGCGATTTGTGCGACCATAAAGTGTTTGCAATTCTTATCCATTTTcagtaatacatttttattgaaatattacCAGTTGTGCATCACGCTCCCGCACCCTACTCCTACAGATATTTAATGCTTAACACTCGAACTGCGAGGCCCGGATCCATTTGGACCCGgagtaaatattgttatttgacaagtttatatttatatatatatatatataaagttttaTTTAATAGTTTCTGGAAATTGTTTGACATTTTCACGTAGTTTATTACGATTCATAGGTACAGTAACGTTTCTGGAAGAGGTGCCTTGAAAAACATGATGACAGAAATTcgtgaataatattataaataatcctATAAAATGatagttatatttttgtcaatCATCTatgttgaggactcatcagatggatgacggagatcctctgaatattgcacttggtgccgactatctcgaaggaccacccactgtagtgggactatttgtaacgcgcaacctaaccgttacgcgtatctctctatgtgttctgttctgttctgtcttgtctgtgctttctgtctgtctgtctgtcttctgtgctttctgtctaTCTGAAGTTGTCTGTCTGTACTTTCTAAGAAtgttctgtctgtctgtactTTTGAGAATGTTCTGTGCGTCTAAGAGTGTTCTGGTCTTCTGTACTCTAAGAATGTTCTGTCTATCTgctgagaatgttctgtctgtactgttgagaatgttctgtctatcTGCTGAGACTGTTCTGTGCGTCTAAGAGTGTTCTGGTCTGTCTGTACTTTAAGAATGTTCTGTGCGTCTAAGAGTGTTCTGGTCTTCTGTACTCTAAGAATGTTCTGTCTATCTgctgagaatgttctgtctatctgctgagaatgttctgtctatcTGCTGAGAATGTTCTGTACTTTCTGTTGAGAATGTTCTGTgctctagaggaccggagtcatgtctCATATCACCTCGgccctccctacttctcttgacctagggtgggcggcaaggaattacggtccaatcactgcaatcccaaatccagcgagactgccccaaaacggtgggccgggagttaggagggagagtgacaaaataactcctgcgagacatcccgcgctgatgggcctacgtgcccgaacaatgccagacccaaccgtcattgactggaccgtaatcaaggaccaggagacgttatgacggtgccacatgtgcccgggaacggcccgggacagacccataccgtccgggtacccaagcacatggcccctgccataaatcctggccacttggccctaACAATCTACGTCAGCAAATAAATAGTGTGCACTCGATCgtaatgaaactatttcattgtCTCAATGATAATCACTTCTACTTTTTAAAGAAATACTCTACAATTAAAAATCTACTTCGAAAATATAGTACCGAAATTTCGAATATATAATACCGAAATTCCTAAAATACGTCAACAATATTTATTCAAAGATAGCAGTTTTGAAATTATTCTTCTATGATGTTTTCAGTTATTTACCCAGAAAATAAACGTCTTACGTTAACGATACTATTATCGGTCACTTATAAACAAAATGAATTTACATTGTCGGTAAAGGTAGGTACATGGTACATTGAAAAGTTAAAGGATAAAAAAGTCTTATTTGCAATACTTTATTATCTAAAAACACacaattcgagtcatttagtttagttttaaaatagttatggcgttttaaagGTGTACGATCACTTTATTGGCCACCGTACTTGTCGCCTAGGCCGTCCTTtcaataatcccaatatcaaatccgttatCTATTTTCCAGTGTCTCCCATGCAGCActgttcgttagggcattgctCTCGTTCACTATATCGAACGTTCGACGCTGCCTAGTCTTCCCAATATTAAAAAATCTCATTCCTTGTTCCTACTTGATGGTCCatgatataatttgtaatacCCCTCTGCGCTTGCAACTGTCGTTATAGCTTTGCAATTTTGGTAGATCGCTCAATCATACCATCAGAGCGCTTCACGATACATATTCTTCGgttcatttctacattatgCTATTCTCATCTTTATTGGCTTGTTATTTCTTCACGTGTATTTCTCCTCTGTTTACTTAAAGATATTTCGTTATCTCATTTTTCATATAGTCCACTTTACCACTCTATCGATCCTTTCCTTAACAACAATAAAACGTTAACGTAAGTTAATTACAAATTAatataatgaattatttaatgtataatattaattattacccGCATTAAGTATTATCAAACTATGTTCTGAAGTATTATAGATTAATATGATAATGATCATaactaatatttttttaatcattATACATAGATGGGTGATACATTAGATTCCATTAGACCATCTTGTAATCTAAATCCACAAGATGAAGAGACCCAAGTATCTTAGTCTGTGGACAAAGACCATGTATTTCAGAAGACACAAAAAAGAATTTGATGTCTGTTTATGAGATTGAAGAATCTAATTTTTTAGAAGAGACAAATTCAGAGTCAAAGAGTTTTCAGACCATTAAAGGCTATTTACGATTGAAACCATTTCCCAAACAGATGAAACTAACACAGGAGCTAGAGCAGTCATATAAAATTCTGAATTCCAGTACACTGCTGACAAAACTCCCTACTCTGGATAATACTAGTAGTTTTTTGAAAAGATCTAATAGTAATGATATTGTACAAAGAAAATTTACATTTACTCGTACATTTGGACCAGAGATTAATCAATTGGAACTGTTTGAACAAGCTGTTAAACAGCAAATGGTGGATTTTTTAGCTGGTCAGTATTCAACTATCATGACTTATGGTAAAGATATAAGATatcttataaatattgtttatatttcaAGAAATGAAACCAACATCTTGATTACTTCTATTATTGATTATTACACAAGTATTATAACTTTTATAGGCACAACAAGTTCAGGGAAATCATTTACTCTACAAGGGAGTATTACGTCTCCTGGTATTATACCCAGATGCTTAGAATTTGTTTTCTCTAATATTACTTCAAAACCGTCTCCTCCTTACAAACCAGTGAATCATTGTGATGTTGTTAGTTTGGGTCCTCTCGAACGTGCTCAAGAATTAGAAATGAAAACGAAATTGCAAACGTTTGCTTTGTTGAGTGCAGCTCAGAAAGATGTTTGCACTGGTAAGGAAGCAACATTTTACGTAGAAGAATTAAAGTCTCAACTGTTTGCTAAAGAAGATCAAGTGAAGGTGCATGcatcattatttataattatttaatgtcGTTTATGATCGTAAATACATATTCCATTTTATATTCTAATGATGTTATTTCAGAAATTGAAAGTATTTTTAAATGAAGCAAAGGAAGAGTATATTACTATTACCACGGAAATAAGGGAGAAAGAATATACCATTAAGGAGCAGGAAGAAGAATTATTAGAAAAACAGGAGACAATTGATGATTTAGAAGCTGATcttgtaaatattaatatttgccTCACAAAGGAGTGTAAAGGAAAAGAGGCATTAGATGAAGAATTAGAAAATCAAAATAAGAAATTGCTGGATTACGAGCGCAAAATGCAAAATATGCTccagataataaataaattggaaTGTGAGAAATTAGAACTATTAAATGAAGCGTAAATGTTGAAGAAAGCAGTATCGATTAGAAATTCCACTCAAGACTCAACATGTAAAAATGATGTATGCCAtattttaactttatataatatataaataattttatgaatCAGAACTTACATTGCTAATTGTTACATAATAGGTTTCAGAAACATCTCATGATTCTCCAAAAGATGACGAACATCAAGAGATTATTATCAAAAAAGAAATTTCTATCGATTACAAGGTAGAATCGTTAGATAAGTCTACTGAGCCTGGTAACTATGACAAAAAAACAGGTAGGTATAAGATCTTGATTTATGGTGTTTAACAACAATAGTTATCATACAATTAATTGCCAATTTAATAGGAAATGAAGAGGTTGATCTCCAAATGAGAGAAAAGACACTTGCTGTAGAAATAGAGAATTCTACTCTAAAAGAGAAATTAACTCAAAGTAAGACCGAGATGCAGAGCCTGAGAGATGAACTAGACTTAACTAACGTGAAATTGAAAGTTATATCTGATCAAATAAGCAATTTGCAAATGAATAGCAGAAATACTAAATTTGGAATTGAAGGTTCTGTTGAATGCAAAAGTCAAGtgaatgaaaatgaaattcaAAGTGATTGCAGTCAACCTATTAGAAAAGAAGAAGATACTCAAACAAGTTTTAATGGCGAATTTGATGAATATGAACTTATTTTAAACGAATTATCCAAACTAATGGTAAAATACGATGATACGAAATCACTTCTTATGGAAAAGTGTCAAGTACGtagattaataaaaatatattcataTTAGTTTTTGGTAGATTTCTAATAGGACCACTATACAATTTAAGGTGTTAATGGTTGAGTCTAAGTAATGGTTGAGTCTAAGCAAGAAGTATCATCTTTGACGCAAAAACTAGAAAGTctgacaaaagaaaatatagCAAATAAGCTTGTTTTAGAAGAATATAAAAACTCGATTGAATTGTGGAAAAAGCAGCTGTCTCAAGGTGTGGATGATGAAATGCATCATCAAGAATTATTAGAAGATAGTGATCAGTCTAAGGCTACACTAGATATAAAGATTGGGGATTATGGGCGACTTATTAATGAAGTTGAAAAAGAACTTGTACATACTAAGCATGATCATAATCAATGCATGGAAGTACGTAGTATTTCATAATCTTACAATTGGTATCACAAATTTTAACCGCTTTTACTTCTTTAACATTTATTCTGCaattacagaaattaaataCTTTACATGCTGATATTTCTCGACAATCTCATTTCAAAGGTAAGTATAGGTTTAAACATAAAATCGTTTATGCACACATATTTAATGATTACGATTTCAGTGCAAAGAtgtgtggcggcgacaagccggcgccacgtctccgccatgtgtttagttttaaggcgtaagaatgtttggacgaatgggccgggctgcatgctgtgcgttagcgtcgagcgaatgtctagacgattggtttgagtgtcgcgtag from Megalopta genalis isolate 19385.01 unplaced genomic scaffold, iyMegGena1_principal scaffold1521, whole genome shotgun sequence encodes:
- the LOC117221731 gene encoding SET domain-containing protein SmydA-8-like; protein product: MLGNRSENLISKVVEDEVVGRHYIATRDLAVGETIIREPPLFSGSGWTPVPICLGCNLALKEETAVPCARCSWPLCATCIDHGPECHFIATRCYGKLSDVRCFDLTKRIFE
- the LOC117229498 gene encoding LOW QUALITY PROTEIN: uncharacterized protein LOC117229498 (The sequence of the model RefSeq protein was modified relative to this genomic sequence to represent the inferred CDS: inserted 2 bases in 2 codons; deleted 2 bases in 1 codon; substituted 2 bases at 2 genomic stop codons); this encodes MGDTLDSIRPSCNLNPQDXRDPSILVCGQRPCISEDTKKNLMSVYEIEESNFLEETNSESKSFQTIKGYLRLKPFPKQMKLTQELEQSYKILNSSTLLTKLPTLDNTSSFLKRSNSNDIVQRKFTFTRTFGPEINQLELFEQAVKQQMVDFLAGQYSTIMTYGTTSSGKSFTLQGSITSPGIIPRCLEFVFSNITSKPSPPYKPVNHCDVVSLGPLERAQELEMKTKLQTFALLSAAQKDVCTGKEATFYVEELKSQLFAKEDQVKKLKVFLNEAKEEYITITTEIREKEYTIKEQEEELLEKQETIDDLEADLVNINICLTKECKGKEALDEELENQNKKLLDYERKMQNMLQIINKLECEKLELLNEAXMLKKAVSIRNSTQDSTCKNDVSETSHDSPKDDEHQEIIIKKEISIDYKVESLDKSTEPGNYDKKTGNEEVDLQMREKTLAVEIENSTLKEKLTQSKTEMQSLRDELDLTNVKLKVISDQISNLQMNSRNTKFGIEGSVECKSQVNENEIQSDCSQPIRKEEDTQTSFNGEFDEYELILNELSKLMVKYDDTKSLLMEKCQQEVSSLTQKLESLTKENIANKLVLEEYKNSIELWKKQLSQGVDDEMHHQELLEDSDQSKATLDIKIGDYGRLINEVEKELVHTKHDHNQCMECNRVQFSLPVADPTSSDEYIESISQLEIDLHTAIEKSDMKTKCLDVHAAKIIELEHKLDTVTELQQEIEEXNKKLEICQDEKEYLQKLLDENNDKLLDFEDCLESAKDIEQEKDAEIVSLQQEAXSLLKKTDLADSDGKPMQAEIKNTIKELADTKNKLSQNEKYIENLESQVKANEQNAKILELLQQSAQERQTENDRIQNMNQELKNSLNEKEREMEAFMKNRDEMVTKYEALVRNQQEELEKQKQATVHHSKEKVYCEDASGDEVITKERRTWRPPRKYSPTSDVSVIELPSSETKPTGKLTVLPPPIVSLSERRQNTRKKKLYVAEDESFHDIEPVKCAVTDKPTEVKIRSLRSRRK